One region of Miscanthus floridulus cultivar M001 chromosome 19, ASM1932011v1, whole genome shotgun sequence genomic DNA includes:
- the LOC136528397 gene encoding BAG family molecular chaperone regulator 1-like produces the protein MLGASPKSRKGAPVKLGSMKEAPAAAGGGGGNGGKVPAEEVWEVRPGGMLVQKRGGGGAGDDEPSPNVKPVPTIRVKVKHAGVTHEIYISSEASFGELKKLVAAKTGLHPDDQKVLYKDKERDSKAFLDMAGVKDRSKVVVVEDPEARARRLIEERRNGHLEKAARAVAAVAAEVDKLAPKVAALDASVRKGEKVAENDVVQVTELLMNELLKLDAVVADGDVKAQRRMQVKRVQKYVETLDAVAAKNAVIIRKSSEKAAPKPPPPPQQQQPRHQQQQGPTRWEMFDLLSSLPSTSSASSTTTVSSTASSGAPPTNRLDWML, from the exons ATGCTGGGAGCGAGCCCCAAGAGCAGGAAGGGCGCGCCGGTGAAGCTGGGGTCGATGAAGGAGGCGCCGGCGGCCGCAGGCGGCGGTGGAGGGAACGGCGGGAAGGTGCCGGCGGAGGAGGTGTGGGAGGTGCGGCCCGGCGGGATGCTGGTGCAGAagaggggcggcggcggggcgggcgaCGACGAGCCGTCGCCCAACGTGAAGCCGGTGCCTACCATCCGCGTCAAGGTCAAACACGCCGGCGTCACGCACGAGATCTACATCAGCTCCGAGGCTTCCTTCG GGGAACTGAAGAAGCTGGTGGCCGCCAAGACGGGGCTGCACCCGGACGACCAGAAGGTGCTGTACAAGGACAAGGAGCGGGACTCCAAGGCGTTCCTGGACATGGCCGGCGTCAAGGACCGCTCCAAGGTCGTCGTCGTGGAGGACCCCGAGGCCCGCGCGCGCCGCCTCATCGAGGAGCGCCGCAACGGACACCTCGAGAAGGCCGCCAgggccgtcgccgccgtcgccgccgaggTCGACAAGCTCGCCCCCAAG GTGGCGGCGCTGGACGCGTCGGTGCGCAAGGGGGAGAAGGTCGCGGAGAACGACGTGGTGCAGGTGACGGAGCTGCTCATGAACGAGCTGCTCAAGCTCGACGCCGTGGTCGCCGACGGCGACGTCAAGGCGCAGAGGCGGATGCAG gTGAAGCGCGTCCAGAAGTACGTGGAGACGCTGGACGCGGTGGCGGCCAAGAATGCCGTCATCATCCGCAAGTCCAGCGAGAAGGCCGCccccaagccgccgccgccgccgcagcagcagcaaccgaggcaccagcagcagcaggggcCGACGCGGTGGGAGATGTTCGACCTGCTGTCGTCGCTGCCGTCCACGTCCTCGGCCTCGTCAACGACCACCGTCAGCTCCACGGCGTCCTCTGGCGCGCCGCCGACGAACCGCCTGGACTGGATGCTCTGA